CCCGCTCCACCAGCGCCGCCGGCGCAAGACGCTGCGCCCCCGCCGAGGGCGGCGCCGCCTCCAGCGTCCGCATGTCCGCCCAGAGCGTGATCTGCCGCTGGTACGTGAGCAGCACGCCCGTCACGGACATGATCAGCACCACGACGCCCGCGAAAACGCCCGCGACGAGGTGGCACCAGAAGATGAAGTTGCGGAGGGTGCGCATTTCGGTGTGGAGGAAAAGAGAAAAGGTGCGTGAGTGCGTGAGTGCGTAAGTGCGCTGGATCCAAACGCACTCACGCACTAACGCACTCACGCACTTCTGTTACCTACGCGTACTCACCGACACCCTTACCGTCCGCGACGCGCCGGGCATGATGTTGTTGTTGCCGTGCGAGGTGGCGTAGTAGCGCTCGTCCAGGACGTTCTCCACGTTGAGCTGCGCGCTGGCGCGGGCGCCGAGTCGCAGGAAGAGCGCGGCGTCGGCGCGGGTGAAGCCGGGGAGCGTCACGGTGTTGTCGATGGCCGCGAACATGTCGGACTGGCGCACCACCCCGACCCCGAAGCCCAGCGCGGGGATGAGCTGCACCCGGTTCCAGAGCGCGAACGTGCGGTGCGGGACGAGCGCCACGCGCTGGCCCGCCTTCGCCGCGCTCGTGGTGCTAGTGATCTCCGCGTTCTGCGACGCGAAGCCGGCCACCACCTGCCACGACGAGGTCAGGTCGCCCGACGCGCCGAGCTCCCAGCCCGTGGTGCGCTGGCTCCCCGTCTGCACCGTCTTCTTGGGGTCGACGGGGTCCGGGGCCGAGGTGTTGTCGCGGTCCAGGCGGTAGAGGGCGCCGGTCAGGGCGAAGCTCGGGCGCACGTCCCACTTGGCGCCCACCTCGCGGTTGGTGAACCGCTCCGGCTCCAGCGTCTCCGTCGTCGCGTTCAGCGAGCTGAACTGGTCGCCCGAGCTGGGCAGGTACGAGACGCTGTAGCTGCCGTAGACCGACACCGGCTGCACCGGCTTCAGCACCAGCCCCGCGCGCGGCGACACCAGGTCGTCGCGGCGGTCGAGCACCTCGCCGTTGCGGAAGTTCACGACGCCGATGTCGAAGCGCTCGAAGCGCACCCCGCCCACGAGCTGCAAGAAGCGCGTGAGCTCCACCTGGTCCTGCACGTACACGCCGGCCACCGAGGTCCGCGCGCGGTTGTCCGCGTCCGTGGCGCTCTGGCGGAAGGTGATGGGCGTGGCGACCGTCGGCTCGCCGATGGGGGCGGTGAAGGAGGCCGCGTTGTCGTTGTAGAACCCCGTCTCGCGGTAGTTCTCCGTTTGCTGCCGCCCGATCTCGACGCCCGCCAGCAGCGTGTGGCGCACGGGGCCGGTGGCGGCTTCCACGATGACGTCCGTCTGGTTGAACAGGTTGGCGCGGTCCGTACTGTTGTTGTAGGCGGAGAGCGCCACCTGCGTGCCGGCCGCGTTCACCGCGCCGGGGTAGCTGTTCTGGTAGAACTTGTCGTAGGTGGCGTAGCGCGTCCGGTTGCGCAGCGTGATGCCGCCGCGCGTGCGGTGCTCCAGCACGCCGCCCAGCGAGTGCACCCGCACCCGCGCGTAGCTGGAGTCCGGGTTGCCGAAGAAGGTGGTGATGTCCCCGTCAGACGGGCGCCCGTTGAACGACGGGAGGCCGCGGTCGACCGAGCGATGGTCGCTGAAGAGCTCGTATCCCGCGTGGAAGGTGGTGCGCGTGCCGAGCGCGAGCGCCAGCGTCGGGTTGATGCCGTAGCGCTCCAGCGAGGCCCGGTCGCGGAAGCCGCCCGAGTTCTCGTACATCCCGTTGAAGCGCAGCGCCACCGCGCTCCCCAGCCCCTGCCCCACGTCCACCATCCCGCGGCGGTGGTCGAAGGAGCCGCCCTCCATCGTCACCGCGCGCGTGGGCGTCCACTGCGCCTCCTTGCTGACGCGGTTGAGCACGCCGCCGCCGCCGCCGCGCCCAAAGATCATCGCGTTGGAGCCCTTGAGCGCCTCCACCCGCTCCACGTTGTACAGGTCGCGGTAGTACTGGGCGTCGTCGCGCACGCCGTCCACGAAGAAGTCGGCGGTGGAGCTGTTGCCGCGGATGGTGGGGGCGTCGCGGTGCCCCTCCCCCTGCCCCATCGTGATCCCGGGAAGGTAGCGTGCCACGTCGCCCATCCCCTGCATCGCCTGATCGGCGATCAGCTCGCGCGTCACCAGGCTCACCGACTGCGGCACGTCGCGCAGCGGCGTCTCCGTCTTCGTGGCGCTGCTGGTGCGCGCCGCCGCGTACCCGCGGTTCCGCGTGCCGACGACGGTCAGCGGCGTCAGCGTGTACGCCGCCGTTCCGCCGCGCGTGACCTGCGCGATCCCGTTCTCCGCGATGAAGCCCCTCAGCCCCGTCCCCTCCACCAGCCGGCCGAGCGCCTCCTCAGGCGTGTACGCGCCGGCGACGGCACGCGACCGCACCCCCGCCGCCGCGGCCAGGTCGGCGCGCACCGGCACGCCCGCCTGACGCCCGAACTCGCGCAGGGCATCGGCGAGCGGCTGCGCCGGAATGTGGAAGCGGATGCTCGCCGGGGCCTCGGCGGGCACGGCGGCGGAAGAGGCGGACTGGGCCGCGAGCGGGGCGGTGCACAGCAGGCACGCCGCCCCGAGAAGGGTGATCTGTCGCATCGGGTCGTCGGGTGGAGCGAAATATGTTGAGAACGATTCTCAAACGCATATTATCCCCGTCCTCCGCCCGACGCAAGGAATCTGAAATCGAAGGGCCTCACACAGAGGAAACGGAGGAGAACCGCAAGCCGCGGAGAACTTCTTCCCGCCGTTCTTGCGGTTCCCCTCTGTGGCTCTGTGTGAGGCTGCTGTTGCGGTTTACCTCCGCCGGCACTGCGCCTGGGGAAGCGTCGTGACGGGCCGGCGGGCCGGGTCACGGGCGGCGCGCAGGGCGGCTTCCAGCGCGTCGGCGGACGGCACGGGGATGTCGGGCGTGACGCCTGAGCGCTCCCACGCCGCGCCTGTGCACGGGTCCCACACGTGCGTCACCGAGATCGAGATGCTCATCCCCTGCCCCAGCGGGAACATGCGGTTGTTGCGCCCCGCGCCGGCCGTGCGCTCCCCCACCAGCGTGGCGCGCCCCAGGTTGTGCAGGACGAAGGGGACGTCCTCCGCCGCAGAGCCCGCGCCGTTGTCGATCAGCACGAAGAGCGGCACGTCCAAGCGGCGCGGCCCGGGGACGTCCGCGAGGGTGCGGCGCAGCGTGGTGTCGCCCGCGGCGGGGTCGAACACCGCCAGGGAGAGCAGGTTGGGGGCGGTGAAGTGGCTGATGAGGAAGTTGGCGAGCCCCGCGCTCCCTCCCCGCGACGCGCGCAGGTCGATGATCATGGCATCGGTGCGCTCCAGCGTGCGCAGCGCGGCGGCCATCTCGTCCATCGCTTCGGGCGCGCCGGGAAAGGAGCTCATCTTCAGGTAGCCCACGTTGCCTGGGAGCACCCGCGCATCGGTGATGTAGCGGAAGCCCCCCGCCGAGTCCGCCCGGGGCGCGGGGCGCGCGGGACCGATCCCCCCCGCGCCCACCACGACGCGAAGGTGCCGGTCGGGGTGCACGGCGCGGATGTCCTCCGTCAGCGCCTGGGCGAGCGCGGCGCGGTCCATCCCGGCGTACGCGCCGGCTCGTGCGCGCTCCCGCAGCCGCGCGCCGATCCTCTCGGCCGTGTCGCGCGAGACGTAGTTGCGCGCCAGGAGCGCCGCCGCGCTGTCCGCCACGGCCGCGCGCGCCGCGTCGGTGAGCGGAGCGGCGGGGGCCGGCTCGTCCTCCCCGCCACCACCGCCGCCGCCCGGCTGCACGCGGAGTCCCACGATGCGGTGCGGAGGCGCGGCCTCCACGTCCAGCGTCATCGTGAGCGGCCCGCCCCCTCCCTGCACCGTCACCTCCAGCCGCGTGGGCGAGACGGAGCGAACCGCCTGCAGCGGCGCGTTCGCGAAGTCGCCGGACATGCGGCGGAACTGCGCCAGGTGCCGCTCGAGCGGGATTTCCTGGAACTGGCCGCTCATCTGCTCGCCCACGAAGGCGCGCACCCGCTCCTCGCTCACGTCGCGGAGCTCCGCCAGCAGCGCGGCGGCGCGGCGCCCGGCGGGCGTGTCGGGCAGGGAGGTGCCCTGCGCGTGGAGCGGCGCTGTGCCCAGGAGCGCCAGCGCGGCGCCGGCGAGGATGCGCCGCAGTGGGGCGCGGAATCGAATCGTCATCGGATCGTCTGATGTGGAGGTTTGGAATTACGATCTACAACTGTAGATCCCGAACGCGCACGAATGGTTGCCGCGTGGCGCGGGTCAGCGCAGCCGAGGCAGAGAATCGAGGAGCCGCCCGTCGCCGGTCGTACGCACGTGGCGAAGTAGCTGGCCCGTCCTTGTGAGCTCCTCGAACGTCTCCTGCCGCGCCGCCACGCGCTTGAGGACGGGGTGGCGGACGGAGGCGTGCGGGGCGCTCAGCAGCACCGCGCCGAGCAGCAGGATCGCGGCGACGGCGCCCGCTCTCCAGGCGCGGATGTCCTCGCCGGAGCGCTCCGGCCCGACCAGCCGGTGGACGCGGCGCACGAGCGGCGACCCGTGCTCCACCATGGCGGCCATCGGCACCTCGCCCGCGGGCGCCGACAGCCACGCCGCGATGGAGGCGATGGAGCGCGCCAGCTCGCGCGGCCTCCCCGTCGCCCTCACCGCCCAGGCGTCGCACAGGAACTCGGCGCCCTCACGGTAGCGGCGCAGCCCCAGGGCGTTGAGCGGCTGGAAGAAGAAGACGGCCCCCACCGTCCCGAGCGCGAGAAGCCAGTGCGGATCGCGGCGGACCAGGTGCGCCGCCTCGTGCGCCACGATGCTCCGCTGCTGTCCCATCGTGAGCTCGTCCAGCACGCGCCGCGGCAGGCAGATCTCCGCGCGCCCCAACGCCACCGGCGCCGGGAGCAGCTCGGACACGGTGATCCGCACGCGCGGGCCGGCGAGCGACTCCGCCAGCCGCGTAAGCTCGCCCGCATGGAGCGCGCGCCGCCCGGCGAGACAGCGGCGCAGGCGCAGGTGTGCCCGCGCCAGCATCCCCAGCCGCACGGCGGCGGCCAGCGCCCACGCCGCGGTGAGCAGCGCCGCGAGCACCCCAATGGGCGCCCTCGGCCCCACCCGCACCGGCCCGCTCCAGCGCCGCACGACGGGCGGCCCGCCACCCGGCCGGATCTCCGTCAGCTCCACCCGCCGCATCCGCACCGGCGCCGCGGCGGAGGGGATGTCGACGGACGGGCCGACATCCACCACGCTCTGCACAGTCGCCGTGGCGAGCCCGCCCACGAGCGCCATCTTCCAGAGGAGGTCCGCCCCGCGCTCGCCGACCAGACGGCCGCGGGCAAGGAGGCACGCGCCGCCCAGCAGGAGCGTGCTGTGGATGGCGTACGTCAGCAGCCACCCCACGAGCGCGGAGAGCGCGCCGTCAACGACCGGCGCCATCGTCCTCCTCGATCGAGTCCAGCAGCGCCCGCACCGAATCCAGGTCGCCCGGCGCGATCTCGCGCGACTCCACCAGGTGCGACACGAGCGCCGCGCTGCTCCCGCCGAAGAGGAGCGAGGTCAGCCCGGCCACCATCGACCGCCGCACCTCCTCCTCGGTGACGGCGGGGCGGTACAGGTACTGGCGGTCCTCCCAGCGGCGCGTGAGGATCGCCCGCTTCTCCATCCGCCCGATCATCGTGGCAATGGTCGACTGCGCCAGCCGCCGCTCGTCCCACAGCGCGCGGTAAACCTCCGGCACCCCCGCCTCCCCGCGCTCCCACAGGACGCGCAGGATCGCAAGCTGAAGCTCGGTCAGGTGGGGAGACTCGGTCATCGAAGCCGTCGCGGGAGAAATACGATCTACACGTGTAAAGTGACGGGCGGGCGAGGCGAAGTCAATTAACCCCGCATTAGCGCTGAACAACATCGGGCACGGGCCGTTCGGAACGCCTGGAGCTTCGCGATTCCCGACGCGAGCCATCCAGCAAAACCCTACACGTGCCTCCAACCGGCCTACGCAACAATTCAGCATCTCCCGGCAGATATGGGGACGCGGTGCCGCTAATCTGGGAGCGTCCAGCCACGCCGCGGTCCTCACGAGCCAGGCGCGAGCCCGCCAGACCCAACCGAAGGCCAGGGAACCATGACCGAGACCCACGACATTCCGCAGACCGCGGCCACGCACCCGGAAGCCGCGCCGACCTCGCGCCGCCGCTTCCTGCACATTTCGGCACTGGGGCTGGCCGCGGGAGCCGCGGTGGCCGCCTGCAAGCCGCAGAATACGCCCGCCGCCGCGGGCGCGGGATCGGCCGACGGCAACCGGAGCGCCAGCAACGCCGCCCACCCCGGCGCCATGCCGACCGACAGCGACCACAGCGGCGGAAGCACGGCGCCGCACCCGGCCCAGACGGCGCGCGCGAAGGCGGACGAGATGGACGCCATGCACGAGAAGGGGATCAAGGCCTTCCCCGCGAAGACCGCCGGCAAGGGCAACCAGCCGATGGCGCCGACGATGGTGGGCGGGGTCAAGGTGTTCGAGCTGACGGCGGAGAAGATCAAGTGGGAAGTGGAGCCGGGCCGCATGGTGGACGCGATGGCGTACAACGGCCAGGTCCCCGGCCCGCAGATCCGCGTGCGCGAGGGCGACCGCGTGCGCGTGATCGTCCACAACAAGCTGGAGCAGTCCACCGCGGTGCACTTCCACGGCGTGGAGGTCCCCAACGACCAGGACGGGGTCCCCTTCATCACGCAGCCGCCGGTGAAGCCGGGTGAGAGCTACACGTACGAGTTCACGGCGCCCAACCCCGGCTCGCACATGTACCACTCGCACCACAACGCGGCGGAGCAGGTGGGCCAGGGCCTCCTGGGCGCGTTCATCATCGAGCCGCGCCGCAAGCGGGCGATCGAGAAGG
This region of Longimicrobium sp. genomic DNA includes:
- a CDS encoding TonB-dependent siderophore receptor; this encodes MRQITLLGAACLLCTAPLAAQSASSAAVPAEAPASIRFHIPAQPLADALREFGRQAGVPVRADLAAAAGVRSRAVAGAYTPEEALGRLVEGTGLRGFIAENGIAQVTRGGTAAYTLTPLTVVGTRNRGYAAARTSSATKTETPLRDVPQSVSLVTRELIADQAMQGMGDVARYLPGITMGQGEGHRDAPTIRGNSSTADFFVDGVRDDAQYYRDLYNVERVEALKGSNAMIFGRGGGGGVLNRVSKEAQWTPTRAVTMEGGSFDHRRGMVDVGQGLGSAVALRFNGMYENSGGFRDRASLERYGINPTLALALGTRTTFHAGYELFSDHRSVDRGLPSFNGRPSDGDITTFFGNPDSSYARVRVHSLGGVLEHRTRGGITLRNRTRYATYDKFYQNSYPGAVNAAGTQVALSAYNNSTDRANLFNQTDVIVEAATGPVRHTLLAGVEIGRQQTENYRETGFYNDNAASFTAPIGEPTVATPITFRQSATDADNRARTSVAGVYVQDQVELTRFLQLVGGVRFERFDIGVVNFRNGEVLDRRDDLVSPRAGLVLKPVQPVSVYGSYSVSYLPSSGDQFSSLNATTETLEPERFTNREVGAKWDVRPSFALTGALYRLDRDNTSAPDPVDPKKTVQTGSQRTTGWELGASGDLTSSWQVVAGFASQNAEITSTTSAAKAGQRVALVPHRTFALWNRVQLIPALGFGVGVVRQSDMFAAIDNTVTLPGFTRADAALFLRLGARASAQLNVENVLDERYYATSHGNNNIMPGASRTVRVSVSTRR
- a CDS encoding S41 family peptidase, producing MTIRFRAPLRRILAGAALALLGTAPLHAQGTSLPDTPAGRRAAALLAELRDVSEERVRAFVGEQMSGQFQEIPLERHLAQFRRMSGDFANAPLQAVRSVSPTRLEVTVQGGGGPLTMTLDVEAAPPHRIVGLRVQPGGGGGGGEDEPAPAAPLTDAARAAVADSAAALLARNYVSRDTAERIGARLRERARAGAYAGMDRAALAQALTEDIRAVHPDRHLRVVVGAGGIGPARPAPRADSAGGFRYITDARVLPGNVGYLKMSSFPGAPEAMDEMAAALRTLERTDAMIIDLRASRGGSAGLANFLISHFTAPNLLSLAVFDPAAGDTTLRRTLADVPGPRRLDVPLFVLIDNGAGSAAEDVPFVLHNLGRATLVGERTAGAGRNNRMFPLGQGMSISISVTHVWDPCTGAAWERSGVTPDIPVPSADALEAALRAARDPARRPVTTLPQAQCRRR
- a CDS encoding M56 family metallopeptidase — encoded protein: MAPVVDGALSALVGWLLTYAIHSTLLLGGACLLARGRLVGERGADLLWKMALVGGLATATVQSVVDVGPSVDIPSAAAPVRMRRVELTEIRPGGGPPVVRRWSGPVRVGPRAPIGVLAALLTAAWALAAAVRLGMLARAHLRLRRCLAGRRALHAGELTRLAESLAGPRVRITVSELLPAPVALGRAEICLPRRVLDELTMGQQRSIVAHEAAHLVRRDPHWLLALGTVGAVFFFQPLNALGLRRYREGAEFLCDAWAVRATGRPRELARSIASIAAWLSAPAGEVPMAAMVEHGSPLVRRVHRLVGPERSGEDIRAWRAGAVAAILLLGAVLLSAPHASVRHPVLKRVAARQETFEELTRTGQLLRHVRTTGDGRLLDSLPRLR
- a CDS encoding BlaI/MecI/CopY family transcriptional regulator, translated to MTESPHLTELQLAILRVLWERGEAGVPEVYRALWDERRLAQSTIATMIGRMEKRAILTRRWEDRQYLYRPAVTEEEVRRSMVAGLTSLLFGGSSAALVSHLVESREIAPGDLDSVRALLDSIEEDDGAGR
- a CDS encoding copper oxidase, encoding MTETHDIPQTAATHPEAAPTSRRRFLHISALGLAAGAAVAACKPQNTPAAAGAGSADGNRSASNAAHPGAMPTDSDHSGGSTAPHPAQTARAKADEMDAMHEKGIKAFPAKTAGKGNQPMAPTMVGGVKVFELTAEKIKWEVEPGRMVDAMAYNGQVPGPQIRVREGDRVRVIVHNKLEQSTAVHFHGVEVPNDQDGVPFITQPPVKPGESYTYEFTAPNPGSHMYHSHHNAAEQVGQGLLGAFIIEPRRKRAIEKVDVDYVMIINDGYHGYTINGKGFPATEPIVAKLGQKVRIRFMNEGMMIHPMHLHGMHMTVIDKDGWPQPQPWKCDTLNVAPGERWDVIVNCNNPGTWAFHCHILPHAESPHGMFGMVTALVVT